GGAAAATCCGTTCGGCCCACGGAACCCTTGAAGAGAAGATCGCCTGTAAACAGAAGATCGTCCACGAGAATGGAGATGCTTCCCCGGGTATGACCCGGTGTGTGGAGAATCTTTAATTTTAACTCTCCCACAGTCATAATTTGACCATCCGTGAGCAGTCCATTCCAAGAGGCACTAGAGGAGTGGGCTCCATAAATGAGGGATAGATTTTCCACGGGTTTTTCCAATAGCTCTGCATCATCGGCGTGTATAAAGATCTTCGCCCCTGTAACCTTCGCCAATTGATCACATGCTCCAAAGTGGTCGTAGTGACCATGGGTATTTATTATGTACCTGAGCTTTAGATTGTCACCCTCGATTGCTTTTAGGATACGTTCCCCCTCAGCTCCTGGATCGATGATCGCCGCTTCTGATCCCCTTGATGCAGCGAGTATATAGCAATTCGCGGCAAGCGGTCCCACAATAAGCCTGCGTAAAATCATCTGATCCTCCAAAGCTTCAGTAGCAAAAGGAATCCTTACTTTTCCACTTTCTACCTGAATATTGCAGCTAATTAGAATGTTTTCTTGCTATCCACTAGCAAAGTTACCGGACCATAGTTTACAATTTCAACGGTCATGATCTCCTGAAATTTCCCTTCTCTTACGATGAGCCCCTCTCCCCGAAGACCGGAGATAACTTGCCTGTAAAGATCGATTGCCCTGTCGGCGGGAGCCGCATCGACAAAACTGGGTCGCCTCCCCTTCCTGCAGTTCCCATGCAGGGTGAATTGCGAAACAATCAGGATCTCACCACCTATTTGTTTCACGGATAAATTCAATTTTCCTTCATCATCCTCGAAGATGCGAAGATTGGTGATCTTGTCTATCATATACGCGGCATCTGATTGTGTATCTTCCCTCGATATACCCAATAAGACCACGAGTCCTTGTCCTATTTCCGCAAGAACCTTATCCCCTATCCAAACCCTTCCTTTTTTCACCCTTTGAACGACAGCCCTCAAAGTGAATCCCCACAACTGTTAATAATCCGTTCACCGTTATTCGTTCACCGTTCACTTTTTTTGCAAAAGTATTTTTCGTGAACTGTGAACGGTGAACCGTGAACGAAAAATCATAATAGCATATTAGTCCTGAATCCAGTGAGCTTCAAGTTCCCGAGAACTGAGATCGGGAGCTGAGCCACCGAGCTCCAGAGTTCAATTAGGTGGGTCACACGCGGTGGGCATCAAAGACGACATCTATTTTCCCTATGCTGGATAGAATATTCTCCAACCGCTCTAAATTTTCTATCTCGAAGGAAAATCTGAAAATGGCAAAACCATCCCGAGTGGTGGTCACATTGGCGGAAAGGATGTTAACCCCAGCATCGGAAATCACAGAGCTTATATCCCGAAGCAATTTCATCCTATCGATCGCCTCCACCTGGATCTCCACCTGAAAAGCTGCGGGACCTCGAACATCCCAATAAACCTCGATGAGCCGGTGCGGGGAGGACAAAAGCTGCTTTGCATTGGGGCAATCCCTACGGTGTACGGAAACACCCCTTCCTTGGGTCACAAAACCAATTATCTCATCCTTGGGAACAGGATTGCAACAGCGAGCCAGCCTCACCAGTGCATCCTCTAAACCTTTGATCTTCACCCCGGTGATGGGGCGAGTCCTCCTTTTCCAGGGAGGAGCAACCAAAATCTT
The nucleotide sequence above comes from Actinomycetota bacterium. Encoded proteins:
- a CDS encoding MBL fold metallo-hydrolase, translated to MILRRLIVGPLAANCYILAASRGSEAAIIDPGAEGERILKAIEGDNLKLRYIINTHGHYDHFGACDQLAKVTGAKIFIHADDAELLEKPVENLSLIYGAHSSSASWNGLLTDGQIMTVGELKLKILHTPGHTRGSISILVDDLLFTGDLLFKGSVGRTDFPSSSWDKLMESLKKIISLPDSTKIYPGHGPETTLIQERELNPFLQGL
- the dtd gene encoding D-aminoacyl-tRNA deacylase gives rise to the protein MRAVVQRVKKGRVWIGDKVLAEIGQGLVVLLGISREDTQSDAAYMIDKITNLRIFEDDEGKLNLSVKQIGGEILIVSQFTLHGNCRKGRRPSFVDAAPADRAIDLYRQVISGLRGEGLIVREGKFQEIMTVEIVNYGPVTLLVDSKKTF